The following are encoded in a window of Dethiobacter alkaliphilus AHT 1 genomic DNA:
- a CDS encoding glucose-6-phosphate isomerase family protein → MYDLKETSGLSISTDENGKLTFWAELDSIDPDVRYKKDMLDVLYDKNGQGSEELYYMYRGVGYKEDRELMAKHGLRYDITVLRSGQVGPEYIKTAGHYHPLKPGTEVTYPEVYEVLYGTAHYLLQTEPDDDGVDVILVEAKPGDKVLIPPGYGHITINPGSEVLVMSNWVASGFDSVYSPIKELGGGAYFELAAEGEDQTFIPNPRYKPAPRISLRQVQDHPELGLISGKPMYQEFLSSPDKFAFLTQPENYF, encoded by the coding sequence TGTACGATCTAAAAGAAACCAGCGGCCTGTCAATCTCCACCGATGAAAACGGTAAGTTGACCTTCTGGGCCGAACTGGATTCCATAGATCCCGATGTTCGTTACAAAAAGGATATGCTGGATGTTCTCTATGACAAAAATGGCCAAGGCTCCGAGGAACTCTATTATATGTATCGCGGCGTCGGCTACAAAGAAGACCGTGAACTAATGGCCAAACACGGCCTGCGCTACGACATAACAGTGCTCCGTTCCGGCCAGGTAGGCCCGGAATACATAAAAACCGCCGGTCACTACCACCCACTAAAACCCGGTACAGAAGTAACCTATCCGGAAGTGTACGAAGTGCTCTACGGCACCGCCCACTACCTCCTGCAAACCGAACCCGACGATGACGGCGTAGACGTTATCCTGGTGGAAGCAAAACCCGGCGACAAAGTCTTAATTCCCCCGGGTTACGGCCACATCACCATCAACCCCGGCTCTGAAGTCCTGGTGATGAGCAACTGGGTAGCCTCCGGCTTTGACTCGGTCTACAGCCCCATCAAAGAACTGGGCGGCGGCGCCTACTTTGAACTGGCCGCCGAAGGCGAAGACCAAACCTTCATCCCCAATCCCCGCTACAAGCCCGCCCCGCGCATATCCCTGCGTCAGGTACAGGATCATCCGGAACTGGGCTTAATCAGCGGCAAACCTATGTATCAGGAATTTCTCTCCTCTCCGGATAAATTCGCTTTCCTCACCCAACCGGAAAATTACTTTTAA